The Camelina sativa cultivar DH55 chromosome 16, Cs, whole genome shotgun sequence sequence AGAAAGCAAATTTTGACACAGGAGCATCTTATTTCACCTATAGTTAGACCGCAAAAAAAGTGAGAAATATAACCTGACAACTCGGACAGGATAGCCCATTTTGCAACTAATTCTTAGAGCTTCATTCATTTTCTCAAACTTCTGGTCAAAAGACTGTATCTTGTTAGTTCTTTTGTTTCCACTGAGATCCCTTCCACCACTGCAACAcacaatcaaatatattaagGCAAATAATTATGTAATAGTCAAAGCACCAAAGGATAAGAGTAAGTAAAGCAAACCTTCCAGTGTAGAGGAACCATTCACCGtggtcttcatcatcttcataccCACCAGAGAGAGCAACTGACTGAGCACCAAAACCAGATTGCCCAGCGATTCCAGCAACATGGGGGAAATGAGCACCCCATTGCCTACAATCCTGTCTGTCATCCCAAGACTCACCAACCAAGACACCTTTCTTTCTAGTGGGATCATTATCCGCTGTTATTGGACCAAAATAATCACCTGGTATAGTAACATATATCTTACCACTACAAGCATTAGCTTTCCCAGTCTTTTTAGCCCGCGAGGTAGTAAACGCCTTATCAGGCCTGTCCTGGTTCCGGATGAAATGCTGAACTTTGGTTGCAGTTGCATCAACAGCACAGTTTGAAGCCTTTGCTAAACGAATAGCAGAGACTAGAGCTGAGTTGATACGGGGATTCTGCGCCACGTGTTTCGGAATCTTGCCTCGGCATGTCATACAAGTTAGATTCCCTTGACCTACCCATTTCTCAAAACATTTCAAACAGAAGTTGTGCCCACACGGTgtctacaacaacaacaacaaccaagtACATAATAATAACTCACATTAGTCTCTCATACtctaataataatcataaaacacAATTGAATGCAAATAGAGCAACAAGCATTGAAGATTCAAAAACCAAAGACTCAAAACACAATCACAAGCATTGAAGATTCAATACTAGTCTCAAGATCTAACTAACCGTGATAGGTCTTTCAGGCAATTGAATGCAAATAGAGCAACACACAGCTTCAACATCGTTCGACTTCTTCTCGTCTTCTACATCGTCATTAGCAGCACCACCACCACTCATGAGTCGCTGCCTTTTTTTGGCTTTATCAGCTTCAGTCAAGGTCATATCAGCCTCGATCGCACGGACCGCTGCTACAAGAACTGAACCGGGAACCGGAACGGCGGAATCGACGATATCGCCGGAGCAATCGGGACACTGCCACTCTCCTCCGGTGGAAGAAACGAGCGATTCGGGGAGGAGACACGCCACGTGCCATGGAGTGACGCACGTGCTGCACGTGAGCGACTCTTCAGCAGGAGGAGTGGCCTTGCACCGCATACACACACCGTCTCCGTCGCAAGGAACCTGAATCTCAATCGCCATTGTTGAATCGAGTGTGAGAGAGATTGGTGTTATCGAGATTTGGGGGAAATTATAAAAGGAGAGAGCGGCgggttttgaaaatatttgggGGAGTTGAAAAGCGAGCgtcttttttaacaaaatgaaaaaaaaaaatctcacagTTTTGATAATATCgtgattttattttccttaagaGGTGTGGTGGTATGGCCCTATGGgtcaatattttattatttaacattattttcgTCACATGTTTATGAGAATTTTTATTGGAACTGCTGATAAATATGTAGTTTAAGAATAGAgacaatttatttattatattaaaaatgatattttttgcaccattttattaaaatgattaaGGTGTAATTTTGAAAGTGTACCGATAAATATGTgatgattttaagaaaaagaaaaaaaacaaacaaacaaaaggtaAGTTATGAAATGGTGTTAGTGGTTTGGTGGAAAGTAATGGTTTTCTCTAGTTTGCAAAACAGAATTATATGTATGTCCTACGGGCATAACATCTACCATTGGATTCAAAAAGGCGTAGGCTTCTGGCAATTTGGCGACTAAAAAAATGCTTGAAAAAATGGCagaattaaaacaaatacagatcaaattaaatatattaagcaTAACAAAA is a genomic window containing:
- the LOC104750808 gene encoding E3 ubiquitin-protein ligase ORTHRUS 1-like; protein product: MAIEIQVPCDGDGVCMRCKATPPAEESLTCSTCVTPWHVACLLPESLVSSTGGEWQCPDCSGDIVDSAVPVPGSVLVAAVRAIEADMTLTEADKAKKRQRLMSGGGAANDDVEDEKKSNDVEAVCCSICIQLPERPITTPCGHNFCLKCFEKWVGQGNLTCMTCRGKIPKHVAQNPRINSALVSAIRLAKASNCAVDATATKVQHFIRNQDRPDKAFTTSRAKKTGKANACSGKIYVTIPGDYFGPITADNDPTRKKGVLVGESWDDRQDCRQWGAHFPHVAGIAGQSGFGAQSVALSGGYEDDEDHGEWFLYTGSGGRDLSGNKRTNKIQSFDQKFEKMNEALRISCKMGYPVRVVRSHKEKRSAYAPEEGVRYDGVYRIEKCWRKVGIQGSFKVCRYLFVRCDNEAAPWASDVLGDRPRPLPVIPELKKATELFVRKEKPSWDFDEADGRWKWMKSPPASKKCIAALDPEYRKIVRKRGKNSMMDKLRKEFNCQICQKVMSLPVTTPCAHNFCKGCLEAKFAGVAQVRERSRGGRTLRAKKNVMTCHCCTTDLSEFLQNPQVNRELMEVIENLKKKDEESQAVDEPSNDAAESSGGNTESEEQEGEEEDEEAETPSKKIKLDSDCVGPVGVGN